The following are from one region of the Chiloscyllium punctatum isolate Juve2018m chromosome 24, sChiPun1.3, whole genome shotgun sequence genome:
- the LOC140494589 gene encoding uncharacterized protein isoform X1 yields MGCASSVKTTSAASAPGDPRPQPPSRNTLTDADSLDPGDHNRPPENLPSLVSGCGTADQETGEIVCQSRSHVDQRIADSSPEDSNSSITVERNKRSNERNLGEQQYVLKDNLELVPEDQGQTISKVNVNVQVDVNDPTQPEATKTQNANFHNQMLHCERDLLMRHDDCSVFRLTSSSSSLASDLYPPVVIDNGSGLIKAGLSGNHSPTHVFPSVVGRPKNTTLNVFGLSERCTYVGEEAQRKRTILHLVYPIQHGLIANWTEMEVLWRHAFENELRVDIQEHPIVMTEPPNNPQQNRERTTEILFEAFQVPSLFLGVQAVLALHSTGKVTGTVIDSGSTVTHVVPIIEGDALENITQSVHLGGEDLTEYMMRSLAENNSWSFTSKAGLDIIRNIKEKFCYVASDFEAELENFKNNPEEIKEEYVLPDGQNMIITSQKFICPEVIYKPFLIGKDIQNLPALTHSVIERCSEEIRNDLYTNIVLAGGNNMFRNLEERLQQEMSNLVKTGIKVRVHAPPNRNYLSWKGAAILSGLSNFHQMCVSRQDFEEFGTSVLYRKLI; encoded by the exons ATGGGCTGTGCCTCGAGCGTAAAGACAACATCAGCCGCTTCGGCACCTGGAGATCCCCGGCCACAGCCACCCAGCCGCAACACTCTCACTGACGCTGACAGCTTGGATCCTGGCGACCACAACCGGCCCCCGGAAAACCTCCCGAGTTTGGTGTCAGGCTGCGGGACAGCAGACCAGGAGACCGGGGAGATCGTGTGCCAATCCCGGTCACACGTAGACCAGAGAATCGCAGATTCCAGTCCTGAAG ATTCAAACAGCTCAATTACTGTGGAGAGAAACAAAAGGAGTAATGAAAGGAATTTGGGAGAGCAGCAGTATGTTTTGAAAGACAATCTAGAATTGGTTCCTGAGGATCAGGGCCAGACTATCAGCAAGGTCAATGTGAATGTTCAGGTCGATGTAAATGACCCAACACAGCCAGAAGCAACCAAGACACAAAATGCTAATTTCCATAACCAAATGCTACATTGTGAGAGAGACCTGCTTATGAGACATGATG ATTGTTCAGTTTTTAGGCTGACTAGCTCTTCTTCCAGCTTAGCTAGTGACCTGTATCCTCCAGTTGTAATTGATAATGGCAGTGGGCTGATAAAAGCTGGACTCTCAGGAAATCATTCACCAACGCACGTTTTTCCAAGTGTGGTAGGAAGACCAAAGAACACAACATTGAACGTTTTTGGATTATCAGAAAGGTGCACTTATGTTGGAGAAGAAGCCCAAAGAAAACGTACCATTCTTCATTTGGTT TATCCAATTCAACATGGACTGATTGCAAACTGGACAGAAATGGAAGTGCTCTGGAGGCATGCGTTTGAAAATGAGTTGCGTGTTGACATTCAGGAGCACCCAATTGTTATGACAGAACCACCAAATAACCCCCAgcaaaacagagagagaacaacTGAG ATTCTTTTTGAAGCATTTCAAGTTCCTTCTTTATTTCTGGGTGTTCAGGCAGTGCTGGCACTACACTCCACTGGCAAAGTTACAGGAACTGTTATTGATTCAG GATCAACTGTGACACATGTAGTTCCCATTATTGAAGGAGATGCTTTAGAGAACATTACTCAGAGTGTACACCTGGGAGGAGAGGACCTGACAGAGTACATGATGAGATCTCTGGCTGAAAATAATAGCTGGTCCTTCACTTCCAAAG CTGGGTTAGATATCATCAGAAACATCAAGGAGAAATTTTGTTACGTTGCCAGTGATTTTGAAGCAGAACTTGAGAACTTCAAGAATAATCCAGAAGAAATAAAGGAAGAGTATGTGCTTCCAGATGGACAAAATATGATTATCACAAGTCAAAAATTCATCTGCCCTGAAGTCATCTATAAGCCATTTTTAATAG GCAAAGATATCCAGAACCTGCCTGCATTGACACATTCAGTGATTGAGAGATGCAGTGAGGAGATCCGCAATGACTTGTACACCAACATTGTACTAGCTGGTGGTAACAATATGTTTAGAAATTTGGAAGAACGACTACAACAGGAGATGTCAAACCTTGTAAAAACAGGGATAAAG GTGAGGGTTCATGCACCTCCCAACCGGAATTACCTTTCGTGGAAAGGAGCAGCCATTTTGTCTGGTCTTTCCAATTTCCACCAGATGTGTGTATCCCGCCAAGACTTTGAAGAATTTGgaaccagtgttttgtacaggaAGCTAATTTAG
- the LOC140494589 gene encoding actin-like isoform X2: protein MGCASSVKTTSAASAPGDPRPQPPSRNTLTDADSLDPGDHNRPPENLPSLVSGCGTADQETGEIVCQSRSHVDQRIADSSPEDSNSSITVERNKRSNERNLGEQQYVLKDNLELVPEDQGQTISKVNVNVQVDVNDPTQPEATKTQNANFHNQMLHCERDLLMRHDDCSVFRLTSSSSSLASDLYPPVVIDNGSGLIKAGLSGNHSPTHVFPSVVGRPKNTTLNVFGLSERCTYVGEEAQRKRTILHLVYPIQHGLIANWTEMEVLWRHAFENELRVDIQEHPIVMTEPPNNPQQNRERTTEILFEAFQVPSLFLGVQAVLALHSTGKVTGTVIDSGSTVTHVVPIIEGDALENITQSVHLGGEDLTEYMMRSLAENNSWSFTSKAGLDIIRNIKEKFCYVASDFEAELENFKNNPEEIKEEYVLPDGQNMIITSQKFICPEVIYKPFLIGEGSCTSQPELPFVERSSHFVWSFQFPPDVCIPPRL from the exons ATGGGCTGTGCCTCGAGCGTAAAGACAACATCAGCCGCTTCGGCACCTGGAGATCCCCGGCCACAGCCACCCAGCCGCAACACTCTCACTGACGCTGACAGCTTGGATCCTGGCGACCACAACCGGCCCCCGGAAAACCTCCCGAGTTTGGTGTCAGGCTGCGGGACAGCAGACCAGGAGACCGGGGAGATCGTGTGCCAATCCCGGTCACACGTAGACCAGAGAATCGCAGATTCCAGTCCTGAAG ATTCAAACAGCTCAATTACTGTGGAGAGAAACAAAAGGAGTAATGAAAGGAATTTGGGAGAGCAGCAGTATGTTTTGAAAGACAATCTAGAATTGGTTCCTGAGGATCAGGGCCAGACTATCAGCAAGGTCAATGTGAATGTTCAGGTCGATGTAAATGACCCAACACAGCCAGAAGCAACCAAGACACAAAATGCTAATTTCCATAACCAAATGCTACATTGTGAGAGAGACCTGCTTATGAGACATGATG ATTGTTCAGTTTTTAGGCTGACTAGCTCTTCTTCCAGCTTAGCTAGTGACCTGTATCCTCCAGTTGTAATTGATAATGGCAGTGGGCTGATAAAAGCTGGACTCTCAGGAAATCATTCACCAACGCACGTTTTTCCAAGTGTGGTAGGAAGACCAAAGAACACAACATTGAACGTTTTTGGATTATCAGAAAGGTGCACTTATGTTGGAGAAGAAGCCCAAAGAAAACGTACCATTCTTCATTTGGTT TATCCAATTCAACATGGACTGATTGCAAACTGGACAGAAATGGAAGTGCTCTGGAGGCATGCGTTTGAAAATGAGTTGCGTGTTGACATTCAGGAGCACCCAATTGTTATGACAGAACCACCAAATAACCCCCAgcaaaacagagagagaacaacTGAG ATTCTTTTTGAAGCATTTCAAGTTCCTTCTTTATTTCTGGGTGTTCAGGCAGTGCTGGCACTACACTCCACTGGCAAAGTTACAGGAACTGTTATTGATTCAG GATCAACTGTGACACATGTAGTTCCCATTATTGAAGGAGATGCTTTAGAGAACATTACTCAGAGTGTACACCTGGGAGGAGAGGACCTGACAGAGTACATGATGAGATCTCTGGCTGAAAATAATAGCTGGTCCTTCACTTCCAAAG CTGGGTTAGATATCATCAGAAACATCAAGGAGAAATTTTGTTACGTTGCCAGTGATTTTGAAGCAGAACTTGAGAACTTCAAGAATAATCCAGAAGAAATAAAGGAAGAGTATGTGCTTCCAGATGGACAAAATATGATTATCACAAGTCAAAAATTCATCTGCCCTGAAGTCATCTATAAGCCATTTTTAATAG GTGAGGGTTCATGCACCTCCCAACCGGAATTACCTTTCGTGGAAAGGAGCAGCCATTTTGTCTGGTCTTTCCAATTTCCACCAGATGTGTGTATCCCGCCAAGACTTTGA